From a region of the Methylomonas rapida genome:
- a CDS encoding baseplate J/gp47 family protein, producing MTDYVRPRYAELKTRIETDLAAVPAVLRGPLSAAWARACHGQHGYLEWIDKQCSPLTCELERLYDWAALYGVDRLSATQATGNVLATGTIGTALLADTVLRGQNGLDYTVLAAVTLGAGSTPVAVRCNTAGSAGNLIAGQTLTLVDPVPGVASTLTVDGAGLTGGAEIETLEAWRARVTDEWRTMVTRGARSGKPDDYRFWAKTAHPSVTTALVQPQVLGMGTVIVRPICNTLTDRQPTPAVLAAVIAFLLDIAPATADWSVVAPIVHAVTVSIDLFPGYDTVDNRNAIAAALSALVLAESSETSLLALAEIDAAIATVTTQYTRIAPVADIAIGAGEVFVLQPVVWV from the coding sequence GTGACCGATTACGTTCGCCCCCGTTATGCCGAGCTGAAAACCCGCATCGAAACCGACTTGGCTGCTGTGCCGGCGGTGTTGCGCGGGCCTTTGTCGGCCGCCTGGGCGCGGGCCTGCCACGGCCAGCATGGTTATCTGGAGTGGATCGATAAGCAATGCTCGCCGTTGACCTGCGAGCTGGAGCGTTTATATGACTGGGCGGCGCTGTATGGCGTGGACCGGTTATCCGCCACCCAAGCCACCGGCAATGTGCTGGCGACCGGCACTATCGGTACCGCGCTATTGGCCGATACCGTGCTGCGCGGTCAAAACGGCCTGGATTACACGGTATTGGCGGCGGTGACGCTGGGCGCGGGTTCCACGCCGGTGGCGGTGCGCTGCAACACGGCCGGCAGCGCCGGCAACCTGATTGCTGGCCAAACCTTGACGCTGGTCGATCCGGTGCCCGGTGTTGCCAGTACCTTGACGGTTGACGGCGCTGGCCTGACTGGCGGCGCGGAAATTGAAACCCTGGAAGCCTGGCGGGCGCGGGTGACCGACGAGTGGCGCACGATGGTGACGCGCGGCGCGCGCTCCGGCAAGCCAGACGACTACCGGTTTTGGGCTAAAACCGCGCATCCCTCCGTGACGACCGCGCTGGTGCAGCCGCAAGTGTTGGGCATGGGCACGGTGATCGTGCGGCCGATCTGTAACACATTGACCGACCGGCAGCCAACGCCTGCGGTATTGGCTGCCGTCATCGCCTTTTTACTGGATATTGCCCCGGCAACGGCCGATTGGAGTGTTGTCGCTCCGATCGTGCATGCCGTAACGGTGTCGATCGATCTATTTCCCGGCTACGACACGGTTGATAACCGCAACGCGATTGCCGCGGCCCTTTCGGCGCTGGTGTTGGCCGAATCCAGCGAGACGTCATTGCTGGCCTTGGCCGAGATCGATGCCGCGATCGCCACGGTGACTACCCAATATACCCGCATCGCGCCGGTGGCCGATATCGCCATTGGTGCTGGCGAAGTGTTCGTACTGCAACCTGTGGTTTGGGTCTGA
- a CDS encoding phage GP46 family protein has product MLKLVQIDNGVFDLVFDDPALNDAEAAIQTLVYAVLFTDQEAPDSRVPDRYERRGWWADPAAGTGIWHVRRQPLSQSARREAIFRVEQALIDHGLSDVSVTEDPAGAGNVSGVFLRISGLHNGRTFTLSVPL; this is encoded by the coding sequence ATGTTGAAACTGGTCCAAATCGATAACGGCGTGTTCGACCTGGTGTTTGACGACCCGGCGCTGAACGATGCCGAGGCGGCGATTCAAACCCTGGTGTATGCGGTGCTGTTCACCGACCAGGAAGCGCCGGACAGTCGGGTGCCGGATCGTTACGAGCGGCGCGGCTGGTGGGCCGATCCGGCTGCCGGTACCGGCATTTGGCATGTGCGCCGGCAGCCTTTGAGTCAATCGGCCCGGCGCGAGGCTATTTTTAGGGTGGAGCAAGCCTTGATCGATCATGGTCTGTCTGATGTTTCGGTCACGGAGGACCCGGCCGGCGCGGGAAACGTTTCCGGCGTGTTCCTGCGTATCAGTGGTTTGCATAATGGCCGCACCTTTACTCTGAGTGTGCCGTTGTGA
- a CDS encoding phage baseplate assembly protein domain-containing protein, with amino-acid sequence MQQIWNRLQLLFAHGVATLIGQEKLQARILDGEVLNNLARVEPYGFSYRPKPGAQAYLLFPSGDRSYGVAIVIGDKRYQLELVEGEVALHDDIGHVVKLGRNGIAIDGGGHDVTIANAPNVLIPDGDVIVGNISVLHHLHKNVQPGSGNSGEPV; translated from the coding sequence ATGCAACAGATTTGGAATAGGCTGCAGTTGCTGTTTGCGCATGGCGTGGCAACGCTGATTGGCCAGGAAAAACTGCAGGCCAGGATACTGGATGGCGAGGTGCTGAACAATCTGGCCAGGGTGGAACCTTACGGCTTCAGTTACCGGCCCAAACCCGGCGCGCAGGCTTATTTGCTGTTTCCGTCCGGCGACCGCTCTTATGGCGTGGCGATCGTGATTGGCGACAAGCGTTATCAGTTGGAGCTGGTCGAAGGGGAAGTGGCATTGCATGACGATATTGGACATGTGGTGAAGTTAGGCCGCAACGGCATAGCGATCGATGGTGGGGGGCATGACGTGACAATCGCGAATGCACCTAATGTGTTAATACCAGACGGTGACGTCATCGTCGGCAATATCTCCGTCCTGCATCATTTGCATAAAAACGTACAACCCGGTAGTGGCAATTCCGGCGAGCCGGTGTGA